Proteins encoded together in one Telopea speciosissima isolate NSW1024214 ecotype Mountain lineage chromosome 4, Tspe_v1, whole genome shotgun sequence window:
- the LOC122659863 gene encoding uncharacterized protein LOC122659863 produces MSLRIKAVVDKFVKELKEALDADIQDRIMKEREMQSYIEEREREVAEREAAWKAELSRREAEIARQEARLKIERENLEKEKSVLMGTASNQDNQDGALEITVSGEKYRCLRFAKAKK; encoded by the exons ATGTCCCTGAGAATCAAAGCCGTGGTTGATAAGTTTGTGAAGGAGCTGAAAGAAGCTCTCGATGCAGATATCCAAGACCGGATCATGAAAGAGAGGGAAATGCAAAGCTACAtcgaggagagggagagagaggtcGCCGAGAGAGAGGCTGCTTGGAAGGCTGAGCTATCTCGTCGAGAG GCAGAGATTGCCCGACAAGAAGCTAGGCttaagattgagagagagaaccttgagaaagagaaaagtgTCTTAATGGGAACTGCATCAAATCAGGATAACCAGGATGGGGCTCTTGAAATCACAGTAAGCGGTGAGAAGTACCGATGCCTCAGGTTTGCTAAagcaaaaaaatga